One region of Mangifera indica cultivar Alphonso chromosome 3, CATAS_Mindica_2.1, whole genome shotgun sequence genomic DNA includes:
- the LOC123211673 gene encoding protein WVD2-like 3 yields the protein MVLRMPLQPENTKHPDEEDSCSVAYSTAASSRTIKSRMTVSAAPPFRCTEHAGKQKEFYSKLEEKRKAMEAEKSQSEARTKILIFEGRDRGGGQAIQKEFIFYGEPNAKLLP from the exons ATGGTGCTGAGGATGCCATTGCAACCCGAGAACACGAAGCACCCTGATGAGGAAGATTCTTGTTCTGTAGCTTACTC AACTGCAGCATCTTCAAGGACTATTAAGTCCAGGATGACTGTTTCTGCAGCTCCTCCATTTAGATGTACAGAACATGCAGGGAAACAGAAGGAG ttttattcaaaattagagGAGAAACGTAAAGCAATGGAAGCTGAGAAAAGCCAGAGTGAAGCAAGGACCAAG ATCTTAATATTTGAAGGAAGAGATAGAGGTGGCGGTCAAGCCATTCAGAAAGAGTTTATCTTTTATGGGGAACCCAATGCCAAGCTTCTACCATGA